A region of Panthera uncia isolate 11264 chromosome D4, Puncia_PCG_1.0, whole genome shotgun sequence DNA encodes the following proteins:
- the ZFP37 gene encoding zinc finger protein 37 homolog isoform X1 translates to MAFTQKEWEQLDPAQRNLYKDVMLENYSNLASMGYQAPKPDMISKLEKGEEPRLGKGKKPRQGGPSEIARPKQIGTNGKEVQQDNHQLGNHQESQNKLLREVAFKKKSLTKKKGHECSSLGEINVSTKHVPSKRKLKFDSHGKSLKQNLDLLGHIRNYAKKKPNVTKEHKKSFSHSLPDTKKNKNQTGKKQKLSNHSLSNKHDKTQTGKKHEKLSHHSSSHTKCDKIQTGKKHEKSSSRSSSTKCDKTQAKAKPYECNQCGKVLSHKQGLTDHQRIHTGEKPYECDECGIAFSQKSHLVVHQRTHTGEKPYECTQCGKAHSHKHALTDHLRVHTGEKPYKCTDCGKTFRHSSNLIQHVRSHTGEKPYECKECGKSFRYNSSLTEHVRTHTGEIPYECHECGKAFKYSSSLTKHMRIHTGEKPFECNECGKAFSKKSHLIIHQRTHTKEKPYKCNECGKAFGHSSSLTYHTRTHTGESPFECNQCGKAFKQIEGLTQHQRVHTGEKPYECNECGKAFSQKSHLIVHQRTHTGEKPFECNECGKAFNVKSQLVIHQRSHTGEKPYECNECGKAFKQNASLTKHVKTHSEEKSQ, encoded by the exons ATGGCTTTTACCCAGAAGGAATGGGAGCAACTAGATCCTGCCCAGAGGAACCTGTATAAggatgtgatgctggagaactacaGCAACCTTGCCTCAATGG GTTATCAAGCTCCCAAACCAGACATGATCTCCAAGTTGGAAAAAGGAGAAGAGCCACGGTTGGGGAAGGGCAAAAAACCTAGACAAGGTGGTCCCAGTGAAATAGCAAGACCCAAGCAAATAGGAACCAATGGAA AAGAAGTCCAGCAAGATAACCACCAGCTAGGGAATCACCAGGAATCTCAAAACAAACTCCTCAGGGAAgttgcatttaagaaaaaaagtctgacTAAGAAGAAAGGCCATGAATGTAGCTCACTGGGGGAAATAAATGTGAGTACAAAACATGTTCCTTCAAAAAGAAAGCTTAAATTTGATTCACATGGAAAGAgtttgaaacagaatttagacTTACTTGGTCATATAAGAAACTATGCAAAAAAGAAACCTAATGTAACTAAAGAGCACAAGAAATCTTTCAGCCATAGCTTACctgatacaaagaaaaacaaaaatcaaactggaaagaaacagaaattatcCAACCATAGCTTATCTAATAAGCATGACAAAACTCAAACTGGCAAGAAACATGAGAAATTATCTCATCATAGCTCATCCCATACTAAATGCGACAAAATTCAAACTGGAAAGAAACATGAGAAATCATCCAGCCGTAGCTCATCTACTAAGTGTGACAAAACTCAAGCTAAAGccaaaccctatgaatgtaatcAATGTGGGAAGGTTCTCAGTCACAAGCAAGGACTCACTGaccatcagagaattcatactggggAGAAACCATATGAATGCGATGAATGTGGGATAGCCTTTAGCCAAAAGTCACACCTCGTTGTGCATCAGAGAACTCACACTGGAGAAAAGCCATATGAGTGTACTCAGTGTGGCAAAGCCCACAGTCATAAACATGCCCTCACTGACCATCTGAGAGTTCATACTGGGGAAAAGCCCTATAAATGTACTGATTGTGGGAAAACCTTTAGACACAGCTCAAACCTTATTCAACATGTAAGATCTCATACAGGTGAGAAgccctatgaatgtaaggaatgtggaaaaTCCTTTAGGTATAACTCATCTCTTACAGAACATGTGAGGACTCATACAGGTGAAATACCATATGAATGTCATGAATGTGGAAAGGCTTTTAAGTATAGCTCATCCCTTACTAAACATATGAGAATTCATACAGGTGAGAAGCCCtttgaatgtaatgaatgtgggaaagctttcagcAAGAAGTCACACCTCATCATACATCAAAGAACTCATACTAAGGAGAAACCctacaaatgtaatgaatgtggaaaagcATTTGGACATAGCTCATCTCTTACTTACCACACGAGAACTCATACAGGTGAAAGTCCTTTTGAATGTAACCAGTGTGGAAAGGCCTTCAAACAAATTGAAGGCCTTACTCAACATCAGAGAGTTCATACTGGGgaaaaaccctatgaatgtaatgaatgtgggaaagcttttaGCCAAAAGTCACATCTCATTGTACATCAGAGGACTCATACTGGGGAGAAACCTtttgaatgtaatgaatgtggaaaagcttTCAATGTAAAGTCACAACTTGTTATACATCAGAGAtcccacactggagagaaaccctatgaatgtaatgaatgtggaaaagcttTCAAACAAAATGCATCCCTTACCAAACATGTGAAAACTCattcagaagaaaaatctcagtga